In the Arachis hypogaea cultivar Tifrunner chromosome 20, arahy.Tifrunner.gnm2.J5K5, whole genome shotgun sequence genome, tcaatCTTCGAACGCAGAAAAGAGGCAGCCCTAAGCCTCCATCTCCTCGCCCTTCTTCAAGCTGTCCAGCCACCGTCGCCGTCACGTCTGCTCCGCCGCCATCCGCACTGCTCCAGCGTCGTACCACCACGTCTGTTCAGCCTCTGTTCCATCGCGCTTTCGTCGATGTTCATCCTCTGTTCCGCCTCGCCCCAGCCCTCGTCTTCCGGTTCGTGTTCCTCATCTGTGCTCGTTCTCCCTCGCGTGTGTGAGTTCCAGCCCTCGTTTGTGCTCTCTCTCCCTCATCTGTTCGAGTTTGTACACCATCTCCCTCAGCTGTGAAAGGTAATTTCTATTCATTGTTCTTGCTGGTACTGGTTTCTTCTTTATTACATTGTTTTTCTTGCTGCtatttaaagtttaatttaacATTGTTGTTTTTGTTTCGTGTCTTACATTTTAAACCCTAGTTTATTACGTTGTTATTTTGCTTCTATTTCTTACCTAGTACTGCTAGTTTTTCTTGCTGCTGTTTTTGATACTGTCATTGTTGTTACTGATGCTGTGGAATCTCTTGTTGCTGATGCTGTCTTATTAATTCTTTTTACCTGCAAAATTTGAATATGTTTTTTATTTCAACACTGAAAATGATGAAAGTTCAACTGAAAATTTCCTGAAAGTTAATTCGTTATTTTCTACTCTCCCCGTTTATATAACTAAGAGTCTAAGACTGGTAACTTGGTGAGTTTCAACTTTCTCCTCAAATTTTGATTATTTAGCTTTGAGCCTTTCCACCTCTGAAATTGTTTCTATCTAAAGTTTAACGTGGGAGTAGTTAGGGTTTTGTAGCTCATTTATAAGATATTATTGGTAGTAGTGAAAGTTCTGTTTAGCTTAAAATAAGATTCTGCCATTGTGGACACTCATGCACATGGTGTTGATCAGATGcctaaaagaaattagaaaaaccTCATTGAATGTAATGAATTATTTGACTTTAGtatttgtactttttttttaatttctaggtTCTGATGGATAAATAGGTATCATAAGTATGTagaagaaaatagtagtaatggAAAAAATTGGTTACTAGGGATGAATGTTTACCAATTGATTTGTATTTGTTTTAGTTGTGGCAATGTTATGTTTCTGATAAATGCATGAATTAAGTTAAATACTTGCATACTTGTGTCTATGTTTGGAAATGAGGGTAAAGATGATCTCAACGAAGCAAATCTGCAGTAAGTTTTTGTGAATTTTGAGGATTGATGACAAACTTTAATGTTGTCGTTTCATGTTTGgttgttttttttgttatttgacttttgagtttgtatttggaTAAGATTATAACAATGTGGTTaatgtagtacttttaatttgaatgatattttaaagtttatattaggctataattatgttttagtgtgtttatttatgttttaattattattttattataaaacggttattCTAGTTGCATCGCAGTTGAATTGGTTAAACCAATGAATCGATAAACCAGTAACTAGAGCGGTTTGATAACCGATCCGGTTTTCACAACCTTGCAACATACCAACCTTTTGCTATAATTTTTCCTGGCGAGTTAGGTTCGCTTAATTGGACCGGGTGACATTGAGGCCTGTTTGGTTGTAACCCAAAAAGAAATCCCTCAGAAGCTAACACTGCtactcttcttcctccttctccttgCAGCCTAGCATTGGATTTTGCAACAACAGCAAGGAGCAACCATGGTTGTGGGAGAGGAACCGGTGCCGCAACCAGCATCCAAAGTTCGTCACCTTAAGAAGAGAGCTCTGAAGAACAAATCTTTGTCCGTTTCTTTCAACGAGAAAGATCTCAAGTACCCCCTTCCCTTCCTACCCTCTCAATGCATGCTTCCTTCAACTTTTTCTCTTATGCCCAAAAAGATTTAGCTGACTCCCCATTGTTGTGTTTTCCTGGAATTTTTGTGTGGTCTTCAAAAAGTTTGCAACTTTTTGTGATTGTGATTTAAAGTACAAGTGCATAAAGATACTAATGATGTTGAGGATTTTGGTGAAGGGACTATGTGACTGGGTTTCACAAGcgcaagaagaagaggagaaaggaGGCACAGAAGCAGCAAGAGGAGGTTCTAAGGAGGAAACGCAGCGAGGAGCGCAAAAAGGTCACACATATGATATACTCCCTTCTTATTTCATGCAATTTTATGTTACATTCTGATGCAAGTTtgtacattatttttttttaagaattctTTTGGCATTTCATGAGATAGGTATATCTGTATTattagagatagagagagagagagagagagagagagagttacgGGAATGGAAATCCTGAATGTAGAGAAACCAAAAAATAAGCAGAGGAAATAAGAAAGGAATAGAAGGGCTGAAACTTATACTGTTTGGAATATAATAAGCTCCAAAGTCGTCATTGTCTAACATGAAGTACTTGGCCACATAAAACTGTATACCTGAAGTTCATTTCCTAATGTAATTGataatctttatttatttattttttttttaaatgagtaTTTTGTTTCTTGagcattatttttaaaatattcaatttcTTAATGtgtataaaaagtagctatgggcTCTTTGACCAAGTGTGGATATGTGCTCTAGGGTTGGAATAATTTGGAAATGACATTATTTGTATGGAAGATTAGGGAAGAAATTATTTGCTTTGGATTTTGTTTGTTTCGTTGCTATAAGAGGGTTTGGGTGAGCACTTCATCATTCCCCTTTTGTGACATTTGAGACTACAGGCATAAAATTGCATTTCTATTGTTGTTTTGCATATTTGTTTAGACACTATTAGGTTATGTTTTCTTATCTATTTTATTGGAATAATTATGCAGAGGAAGTTGGAAAGGGAATTTGTTCTTTATGGCTGCGCTCCAACAAATGCTGATGCAGAACCCGATGAAACCGATGAGCACCAAGAAGATATCGACCAAGTTGAACCTATTGCTGGTATGTTTCAGATTTGCAATTGAATTAAGCAGACAACACTTCCATAAAATTTTACTTAGTTGCACTAAGTGAATCGTTAGTGTCATTTATTTTTGGCATATTGAGTTAGGATTGTGTCAAATCATATTTGGTGGCATAGTTATAAAAATCGAACCGGACTGGACGGTTCAACCGGAGAACCGGACCCTTATCTGGTTTGGTTTGATATCCTGACTGTTTAAGATAG is a window encoding:
- the LOC112783835 gene encoding uncharacterized protein, giving the protein MVVGEEPVPQPASKVRHLKKRALKNKSLSVSFNEKDLKDYVTGFHKRKKKRRKEAQKQQEEVLRRKRSEERKKRKLEREFVLYGCAPTNADAEPDETDEHQEDIDQVEPIAEMKTYESGDLTVTVVTSEINPKEESYLSERKEAAGSHPIFSEGKHKLPINNKKAFKKVAKHRPRSKPKSKRNKNKGKKQGKK